The genomic stretch CCCGCACCCGCACCGCGGGGCTGCGCACCAGACCCGGGGGCTCTCAGGAGTCTCCGGGGAGAAGTGCCACAGGGCTCTGCCTTGGGGTCACTGGGGACACCTGTGGGCACTCAGGGTCTGTAGTGAattgcggggggggggtggcggttAGGCGGGGGGGCCTCTGGGTATAAATGGAGGGGCAACTGGAGCTCTGTGGGCCATCAAGGTTGCCTAGGATATCTGGAAGGGGAACCGGGGCTGCCGGCGCCACAGCAGGGGCAGACCGTCCTCTGTCGGGACATCTGGGGGAATCGGGGTCCCTCTCGCTACTGTGCGGGAAGAGTTTGGAATCTGGGGTTTTGAAGGGGCAGTCGGAGACCTCCAGAGAtagtcccagggtgctgggaagTGTCCAGGAATACTTCGGTCAGATAGCTCTCTCCAGGGATATCGTGGGCGCAGGCGGGGGTCCACGGGCATACCCGCGATGGTCGGGGGTCGCGGGAgttgggaggggcagtgggagaccTCCGGAACTATCGAGAGAGTGCCCGGGGGGCTCCGAAGATCTTGAGGGGCATTCTAGGTTTCGGACGTCGGGGAGCGTGGGGGTTCGCCGAGGCTCGGGCGGGTGCTGACCTGTTCTTTCCACCCGCGCAGGCCGGGGCCTTCCCCTGCGGGCGGGCCCCAGAGCCCGGCAGCTCCTGGCGCGGCTGGACGCGCGCCCCCTGGCGGCCCGAGCTGCGGCCGACGTGGCGGCGCTGGTACGCAGGACGGGCGCCACATTGCGCCTGCGCCCCAACGCGGGTGCGTGTCGGGGGCGGAGCGGGGCCTCCCGCGGGGCGCGGTCTGAGTGGAGCCGGATTCCGAAGTGGCGGACCGGGGATTGTTAGTTACTCCCCTGGGTGGGGCCAATGGGTGTGActggcggcggggcggggcggggcttggAGGGAGCTTCGAGGGGGCGGAGCCTTGGCGTTATCCTAGACTATTCCTCCAGGAGGTGACCCTGGGAAAGTTATTGCGTTGGGTGAATGTTGCATGGCTAGTTGTGGGTGCAGGGCTGGATGGTTATCCCTGTCACTGGGGCTTCGCAAGGCATTTctgaggaggtggggcctggaGAGTGTTGGGGGCGGGCAGTTGGCTGAGGGGCGGgcctggaaaaaaaatccactctagGGGGTGGAGCCTACAAACGCCAGGGGGAGGGATCGAAATGTCAGATATGGGTTGAAGTTTAGAGGCCAGTTAGAGGGCGGAGCCTGAAAAGTTCAGGAGCCCAATCATGGATTTGCACCCCCCTCTCCCCGCAGTGGGGGCCTAAGGATGTAATATGAGGAGCGGGATCTTCGCGTTCTTAGAGGACTATAGGATGGTCTGGAGGTGTATTCGAATAGCCGGGACTAGGATTAGTTAAGAAGGGGGCTTTGCAATTAATTCTTGGTTGGCTGTCCTGAGGACAAAAGACTCCACCTTGGGCCTAtggctttctttttaacactCCCAAGAATTCCAAAGGAATTATACCAAAATTCTGATGTGCTCccaataataaaacaaaggagtACTCACCAAACAAACTAGTACTTACTAAGAGGAGTATGACCAAAAAAAGTGTCTTAAACAGATCCTGAATTAAGTTGGAAAGCTGAACCGAAGGGAGGGAGTTCAGAATCCTAAAAGAGACTCACCAAACCGGGAAGTAGACCGTGACTCACAGAAGTGATTAGTGCAGGGGGCTCCGTGTGGGTACGTCACTTGATTCCCTGGATCATCATTCTTCGGGGGTCATCTCCTTTGGATCCCACTTCTGACTCCAAGGAATATTAACCTAAATAAAGAGgtaaacttggggcacctgggtggctcagtcagttaagcgtctgtcttccgctcgggtcatgatcccagagtcctgggatccagcccggcattgggctcactgctcagcgggagtcagcttctccctctccctcttcctctgtgttctccctctctctctctcaaataaataaaatctttaaaaaaagaggtaaactgaggcaagctCACAATGATgagtttatttggaaatagaggaATTGGAATTTGGGACTCATCTGTAGCTTGCTACAGTTTGGGTGTAAGAATGGCAATTTCTCTgatattcccaaataaactcatcTTTTTGAGCTTGCCTCAGTTTGCCTCTTTATTTAGATTGACATTTATAAAAGCTGCTTTGTAGTCTTTATCTGCTGGGTATCTTTAAGGATGCCCAGGGCCTCTAAGCCTGGAAACATGGCCACGAGTTTGATTATTGTGCTTCCTGTTTTCAAGATCGCTCTCTGACCCACCATATTATTCTACTTTCCAAACATTTTGACTATGTCCCACTTtcatttaagtatatttatagCTTCACATTTATAGTTTCTAGTATATGTGTTCCATCCAAGGAATGTGCTATAATTCATTTATCCCGTCCCCTTCTGTTGTTCATTTAAGTGGTCTTCAATGTTTTGCTACAATAAATAATACTATGATGAATctcatataaaaatcttttttggggcacctgggtggctcagtaggttaagcagctgactcgatttcagttcaggtcacgatctggGGTTCGGGGGATTGAGCCTAAAGTCGGACTCCCCAAttgttggggagtctgcttgagattctatctctccctctccctctgcccttcccctgcctctctaaaataaacaaataaatctttttttaaaattttatttatttgtcagagagagagagagagcgcacaagcagggggagcggcaggcagagggagacgcagattcaatcccaggaccctgggatcatgacccgagccaaaggcagacacttaaccgactgagccacccaggcatcgcataaataaataaatctttaaaaaaaaatctttttgtggggcacctggctggctcagtcagaggagcatgtgactcctcaTCTCAAGGTGATGAGTTCGAGcttcacgttgggtgtagagatttctctctctttttttttttttttaaagattttatttatttatttgagagagagagagcacatgagaggggggagggtcagagggagaagcagactccctgctcagcagggagcccgatgcgggacttgatcctgggactccagaatcatgacctgagccgaaggcagtcgcttaaccaactgagccacccaggcacccaagatttctctcttttttaagattttatttttttattttttaaaaagattttatttatctgtttatttgtttagagagtgcacaagctgggggaggggctgagggagagggagagagagagaatcccaagcagactgcgcACTGGAGCGTGCAACccatgcagagctcgatctcacaaccctgagatcacaacccaagcgaaaatcaagagccagatgctcaaccaactgaaccattcaggcgcccctaaagattttatttttttaagtaatctctacacccaacatggggctcgaactcaccactctgagatctaagagtcgcgtgctccaccaactgagccagccaggcgccccgagtatagaaatttcttaaataaattaaaaaaaaatcttttcacacATCTTTAATGATTTCCTTGGGATGAATTGTTGGCAGATATCTAGTATTCTTTCTGGTGACTATTTAAGTATCAGTCTTCTGATTTACAAGCTCTTAATGATGTAGGCAGGCtgggtctgaggacccagagggggtcccgcaggaccagccaagagagTCCTTGGCTTCAtacaggatagaaatcaaatgtgagcCAAGAGGAAGTAAGAGCAGAGTTTACTGAAGATATAGAGAGAGTGCAGATacagtgtctgggagactcagaaaggaaaggaaagtgtcTTGTTTTTGCTTGGGTCTGGGGCTTTTATTGAGGATTGTGGTCTGATATAAGTGTCCTCTCAGGCACCCAGAAACTGGTCAGAACTAAAAGGGTCCAGGTGTCCTCCATAAGTCACTAATTCCTTGGAGTTAGGGAGTCTTGGCATCAAGATGTCTAGCTCTGGTGGTCTGGAATATACACGTGATGGCCTCACCTAGTCATTTCTTAGAAGTTATCTATtgtagggtacctgggtggctcagtcattaagcgtctgccttcggctcaggtcatgatcccagggtcctgggatcgagtcccgcatcgggctccctgctcagcgggaagcctgcttctccctctcccattctccctgcttgtgtttcctctctcactgtgtctctctctgtcaaataaataaataaaatcttttacaaaataaaaagttatctattgtgctggaagactccaaagaaatcattaactccttgatCCTTAGAAAGAGAACATACATTATTTGTATTACAAGGAATATGTAAGGCAGGTGTGctggtcctagcaagaatagaagcaggaaaatgggcaaaaaagcAGCCCTTCATGGGGccccttcattttccctatcTCTTTATGGTCCTACACAAGAGGAATCTGTCCCATTAATCTTTCAAAGCCTTAGAACCTCGCTCTCACACCAGCATATCTAATGCTGGTAGTATAAGCAGAAATAGTTAGGGATccctggaaaaagaaagatgaggcaTAGCTTTCATGACATGAGAAAAGTCACTTTAGGCCCCTGATCATCTTGTAATCTATGCCTGACCAGCACTACTTACCCAAAGCACATTTCTTGCAGAACTTCCTGAGCTGCGTTGAAATTGCAGAATAGACTTCAGTAGATCATGatttgaaggaaacaaaagaatgTGAGAACAAACAGACATTATCAGGCCAGGAGATAGCCTAAGCATATCAGGGACAATAAATCATGGTAAAACTCCCAGTGCTGATTCAAAAGTAAAGATTGACACTTGAGTCATCTTTGCAGGATTTAAGCCCCTTTGAGCACTCAAATACTGGACCATTTGGAGCCAGAGAATTGATGATGCTGACCCTTGCCAGCTCTCGTGTCTTCAATTAACTTAAGACCTGGGTTCAGTCCCCTTAAGATGACTTTTGCCCCAATTCCATGCTGAATTCCCTATTTTGCAAGCCCTTCCATGAATATATATGCACCTTTAGTTTAAAACTCGTccactttttgttgttgaaggAGACACTGCTTTGGGAAATATCTCCAGTATTCTCTTTCACTCGTGGCAGGTAAAACCttatcttttcctattctttgctTGGATGTGTCTTTTGGCTCCATATCCATCAAGAGGTGAACCCAGTTTTGGGTAACAGTAGGAACTACAGtttacccttgaacaacatgggtttgaactgcatgggtccatttATACCAGGATTTTtcccaataaatacagtatagtactataaatgtattttttcttcctcgtaattttcttttatttatttatttgagagagagagagaacatgacaGGTTtggggggcgagggagagggagaagcagactccccgttgagcagggagcccaatgtggaacttgatcccaggaccctgggatcatggcctgagctgaaggtagacgctcaacgagctgagcacccaggcgccctcagctcatgtcttgatctcagggttgtgagttcaggccctacattgggctccacgctgggcgtggagcctacttaaaaacaaaacaacaggggcgcctgggtggctcagatggttgggcgtctgccttcggctcaggtcatgattccagggtcctggaatcaagccccgcattgggctcctggctcagcggggagcctgcttctccctctccctctgcctctccacctgctcatgctctctctctctctctgtatctctgtgtctcaaatgaataaataaaaaaaatcttaaaaaaaaacacaaaccaaaacaacaacaacaaaaaaccccccaaaacaaaaataatactacatgtaagaaacaaaatatgtgttaatgtactgtttatgttatcattaAAGTTTCCGGTCAATGGTAGggtgttagtagttaagttttgggggagtcaaaagttacacggAAATTTTCAACTGTGGGGGCAGGGGATTggccccccaacccctgcattgttcaagggtcaactgtatatatatatatatatatatatatatatatatatatatatactgtgtatatatatgtatatataaaatatctgtttAAGTGTTATTGTTCCCCACTGGACTATCAGCCTCTAGAAAGGAGGATgtctattttaataatatttgaatCCAGAGCTTGTTGTGTATTAAATCTGGCATTGGTAGGCACCATTTAAATGTCTATTTGTTATTGTACACAACTGGCactcacagatttttttcttaatgatgtattttatctacatttcccaTACCAGTAGGGCACAGTAACGTGCACACAGTAGgtaattaataaatacttgttgaccTCCTATAGGAAGGAAGAACGAATCCACCTCTGCCACACCTACCTCACCCAAGAACTACATTTCCCTTTATGCTTGGCGCAACGCACTCCTATGAAGTAAAAAGAGCGACAATTACTTCCTAAGGCCCCTTTTTTTCACCTTCGCCCGCCGATGCCGCAGTGTTCTATGGGAAAGGTAGTTCTAGCGCTCGTTGTCTGGCCCCGCTCAAACTGAACCCAAACTAAACTTCCCAGCAAGCAGCGCACTCGCCTGGGAAAGAGGGGCAAGATGGCGGATGCTGAAGAGGGTGCTTTGCGGCCGGCAGGAGCCTCCGCTGCCCCAATTTCGTTCAGCTTCAGTCGCACATCTGCCCGGAGACGGCTCGCGGACGACGTGGGTGCGGCTCCAGAGGAGAAGGATTTCTTAAAGACCGTGGAAGGGAGAGAGCTGCAAAGGTGAAGCGCCGGGTCTTTCATCCCTTGGAATTCGGTTCGGTGGGTGCAAGCGGGAGGGTGGAATCTGAGTTGATTGTCTTGGTGGCGGTGGTCTGGAACGCCTGAAGCACAGCCTGGGAAAACTCGTGGAGGCGAGAAGGCGGGAGTGTGGAACAGGAGAGGTGGGGCAATTGGGCCTGACAGCCGTGGCGTTTGAGAAAAGAGGATGTATTCCTGAGAGGGTGTGTCTTTAGGACTTGAGGACCCTGAGGTGTGTGCGTtctgagagaagggaaggagtgaAGAATGACAGGACCCCTAGTGTCTCAGCTGAAGCGGTGGAGCTTCACTAGTATGGGGAACGGGGTGGGGTGGCAGATTCGGGTTGGGGGAGACCATCATCAGCTTAGTTCAgaaaggagagtcagagggagaggcttCCAGAAGAAAATCAACCATCCAGGAGATTGATGTGAACCCTGGATCTGGGGAGAGTCTGGGCTGAAGATGGTGATTTGTGAGTCATTGTGAAGGCCATGGATGTGGGTCTTGGGATGAGCAGAGGGTCCAGGACTGAAGGTTGATTCCTCAAAGGCACTGACATTTAAgagttgggggtgagggagagaatccaaaGAAAGCaccattaggggcgcctgggtggctcagttggttagacgtctgctttctgctcaggtcatggttccggggtcccgggattgagctccacattgggctccctgctcgacgggaagcctgcttctccctctcccactcctcctacttgtgttccctctctcactgtctctctctcaaataaataaataaaatctttaaaaacaaacaaacaaacaaagcaccATTAGAGACCTGACAGGAGAGCAGACAGTGTGGtccatctggggtggggggtgagttTGGCCCTTTCGTTTTCTCTGAAGGGAGGAGTGTGGCTCAGAACCCACTGACCATGCTCCTCTCCCAACTTCATGCCGCTGTGTCCACATCAGTGTGAAGCCCTCAGAAACCCCCAAGGAACTCGTCATCCCTTTGATCAAGAATGGCCATCGCAGGCAGCCACCGACCCAGGCCCCTGGGCCATCCACAAATACTGAGGCCTTGGTGGATGGGGTGCTGTCCCAGGCTGTGAAGGAGCTCATTGAGGGTGAGTGATCCCCTCTTTGCCTTGCCCCAgtgaaggaagagggggaggaaaatGGAAGGATAGGGTGGGACCTCATTGCTCCCTCCCATTCTTCCTTAGACTCCAAGAAGtccctggaggagagagagaattcggGTGTCGACCCCACGCTTGCTATCCCCATGATCCAGAAAGGATGCATCCCTAACGGGGAAGGGGCAGACCGCGAACCCCGGGCTGAGACAGTGAGCTGGCCCCTAACTCCTCCTACCCCAGCCTCCCTTTGCCCTGTCTGCCAGGCTTGCCTCTCTGCACACAGCAGGGAAAATCTGTGTGTGTATTAGAGGCCTGCTGCCTATCCCTTTCTCCCCCTGTCCTTTTTTGGAAGCATTAACGAATGAATCCAGATACTGAGGTGTGGAAAACACTTGCATTCTGGGATTATCTGAGTAAGATGAGGAGCTAAGGGAACAGGAAATGCAAAGATCCTGAGGGTAGACTCAGCCTGGAGTGTTTAAGGAACACCAAGGAGACCAGTGTAACTAGAGTGGAATGagtgaagaggaggagggggagacgaagTCAGAAGTGGCAGGGGCTAAACTAAGCAGGGCCTTGTGGACCAGATGAGAGCCATGAGAGGGTTCTGAGCGGAGAGGGGTCAAGCCTTAAGATTTGACAGGATCTCTCTGGCTACTGTGAGCAGAACAGAGTAGTCAGCAAAGGCGGAAGCAAGGAGACCAGTAGCACAGGCTGGAAATGATGGCCACTCAGACCAGAGTGGTAGGAGTGAGGCCTGGAAGGACAGGTCGGGTTTAGTGAGTGAGGGAAGATCAGGGTGAGGACTAATGGCAGCAACAACTGGAGCAGTGGCACGGTGGCAGGGAGTCAGTGTGGTGTGGGTCCATCAGTGAAGCAACCTGCAGTGTGTCTAAAGTGAGTATAAAGAATTGAGGGGGGATAAAAAGGAATCAAGGGAGTGAGGATGGGAAGTGATAAATAACAGGGGAAGTGAGGGGTGTGTCTACAGAAGCAACCAAGTCTGTCTTTCATACCCACGGACCCCACTTTTCACCGCTTAATTCACAATTTTTTTAGCAATGCTTCTTTGGGGCCTAGTTCTCCTACCGCCCCAAGACCATCTTCTCTTTCGACTGAACTGTTCTCGTTGGCCTTCAGCTgtcttctggtttctttcatcttaaaaaaagaccTTCACTTCACTTTCCATCCTGTTCCCACTTTggcctcatttctttcatttcctctccttccccagccttcAGCATCTCAGTGGGTCACAGTTGCATCCATCCTTCCTCTCACTCAGCCTAAAAACCTTAGAGTCACTCTTGACTCCCCTCTTTGTTTCATACACCTTATGCAGGCTTTCAGCAAAATCCTGTCATCTCCCTTTGCAGAAtacatccagaatctgaccacttttcACCAGCACCTACCTACCACTCTGGTCTGAGCCACCAGCATCTCTCATCTGGACTGTTGCAGTAACTTCCTCATGGGCCCCCTTTTGGTGGCCACCCTCCTGCAGCTCCAGCCCAGACCTCCTGATTAATCTCTCACcgcccctctctgcctccacatCTCTTTTTCAGTCAGGTTGACTTTCATGATGCTCTTCCCACATACCAAACttgtcctgcctcagggcctttgctcttactgttctctctgcttggaCTACCCGTCCTTCTCACATCCTTATGGCTCCCTCTGTCATCTCTTTCTGGTCTCTGCTCAGATATCAACTCAGTGATACTCCCTTCTCCATCCCTCTGCATCCCCtcaatctgctttatttttcttcatataactTACCACTACCTGACATAccctgttttatgtatttttttaattctgtgtctCTACAACTAGAATGTCAGCCCCACAGGGCAGGATCGGggggttttgtctgttttggtcaCTGCTTTACCCTCATCAGCTAGGtcagtacctggcacagaataggtgctttataattatttgttgaaggaCAATGTGGAGGACTAAAGTGAGGGACAGCAAGAGGAAATCAAAACTAACCTTGAGCTTACTGGAAAAGAAGCACTGAGGGTCATCCGCTGGGTGTTAGTAAACGTGCTTCTGAGGGCCCACCATGGGCCCAGCCTGACCATCCTTTCTCTGCTGAACCTGTAGGTGCCGGAGGAAGCTGATTACAAGGCAGTCCCCGTAGAGGCCTATGGGCTGGCCATGTTACGAGGCATGGGCTGGAAACCTGGCGAGGGCATTGGCCGCACCTTCAATCAGTGAGTTCTAGGGtaggggcagggggcagcagaCAGGGCAGTGAACAAGACCCCCATGAGTTACCGCCTGTCCAGAACCATCCAGGCAGGGAGAAGGCATGTCACCACCCTAAGTAATTCAGTAAGCCTTTCCACTACTGTTTCAGTTTCCTGTTTGCCCTTTGAAACTCTGTAACGGGATCCCGTTTATGTATAGGTTACCTTTCTGAGCATcaccttcctcatctgcaaaatggggatagtgATAATACTGATTTCCCAGGTCTGTTGCAGAATTACATGAAATTATGCACATAAAGCACTTACAGCAGGCCCTGGCCCCAAATAAACATAGACGAGACATTTGCTGTTATCACTCAGACTTAGGATCCCTTCTCCGTTTTCAACTCCCAAGAATtctgaaaaccatttttttcatAAACCACTTAGTAGCCAAACATGACCTGAATTGATGGAGAGCATATTATAGTTGATTTCTCCTGCTTGGCGTGAATATTTGTACGATTTCCCCTGTAGAAATATTAGGGTATTTGATTATAGGGATCTGCTTTAGATGCCACTGTAGATAATATGTAAAAGATGGTATATCCAGTGTGTTATTAGGTTGGACCAAACTATTTCTATAGATCAAAAACAGTCCTAATGTGAGATCAGGAAGGATATTCTTGACATGTTGACAGGGTGGGATTTGGGTGGTGGTAGTGGGGACACTGAagacttgcacacacacacacacacacaccctccccgtATCCCTGGCCCAACAAGCTCCTATACTGTGCTCCCTGCAGAGTGGTGAAGCCCCGTGTCAACTTACTGAGGCCAAAGGGGCTAGGGCTGGGCGCCAACCTGAATGAGGTCCAGGCCCTGGTCTCCACTGGCCCCCACCACCAACCAAAGCCAGATGAGGAGCAAGAGAAGGATAAGGAAGACCAGCCTCGAGGACTGGTGCCTGGAGGGGCTGTGGTGGTTCTTTCCGGCCCTCACCGAGGCCTCTACGGGAAGGTAAGGAACCACCCTAGGCCTAGAGCCCAAGACCGGCAGCAGAGAAGATTGATgtgaggggtcagagggaggaggaattGATGGAAAGGCTGGATGGGAGTCCTTGTCTTTCAGGCCTGCCTGGCTTGCTGCCTCACTCGGTAACTCAGAACCACTTGCTGggcctttctgggcctcagtttccaactgagagggagagaatgccaTATGCCACATGTTCCTGAgacttaaattctttaaaatatatccaagGCACACAGTCTGGTAGGGGAGACACATGGACCAGGCCCAGTCCCAGACCTTGGGCCAGTCTGGTGGGGGAGACACAGGGGTCAGGCCTATTGGAGGTAAGAGTGGATAGCTTGGTCCTAGGAATGTGGGTTTAGTCCTCTCAACCCCTGCCTAACTTCTTCCCCCCAACACTTCAGGTAGAAGGCCTCGATCCTGACAATGTTCGGGCCGTGGTTCGCCTGGCCGTGGGGAACCGCATGGTGACTGTTAGTGAGTACTGCCTGCGGCCTGTTTCCCAGCAGGAGTTTGACAAGAACTGCTTGGATCTCAGTGAGTGNNNNNNNNNNNNNNNNNNNNNNNNNNNNNNNNNNNNNNNNNNNNNNNNNNNNNNNNNNNNNNNNNNNNNNNNNNNNNNNNNNNNNNNNNNNNNNNNNNNNgggggggggggggggggggggggggggggggtggggggggggggtgtcagatCCGCAGAGGGGAGGGGCCGCGGTCTGCCTGGCAGGTGTGTCATCTGGTCAGAGGTCAGGGGGTGAGAGCGAAGATAAATGGTTTTTTCAGTCTGAAGAAAAATTGATCTAGTTACCCTGGGGCTTTAGCCTctttctgagagagaaaaaacaggtATAGAAACCTATGCCTATCCTCAGGAGGTCTGTCTGTTCAAGGTGATGAGCCTCTCTTCTTCTAGAATGTGAGGGCACCTGGGACTAGGCCATGACCAAGGAGGAAGGCAATCCAGGCATGGCAGCAGGATGGGGGCAGTTTGGCAGATGGGAGATTGGTGCTGACAGAGCTCTCGGATTTCCCTAGCCCACACTAGGTGGTTGCCTCAGATCAGTACCATCAGCACATGCTGGAGTGGCTAAGGAAGGCATCCTGAAGGAAGCCCCAGCAgttgaggggaaggggagagcatTCTAATGGCACCAGCAAAGTTGTGATGGTGggaggggacactgaggcaggtGGGAGGTGGCCCGAGGCCGAGGTGTAGCCTGCCAGGTCAGAGAATGGCACACTGAGGCTCCTTCCTGGTTCTCCACACACTCTTGCACAGGCCAGATGAGCAAAACTTCCCCAGGGCAACAGAACGGAACAGCCTCGTCATGGAAGGCCCTCCCGGATCAGGACCTTTCCGGCCGGTGGGAGGACTCAGAGAGGAAGCGGAAACACCTTCCTGACCGGTGGGACCCTGGGCATCTGGGATAGGGGGAGAAGGCAAGGCTGTGGAAGCGTTCTAgcagtcagagaaggcttccgGGGCAAGGCAGGCACATAGAAGGAACTGGGGACGGCATTCTGGGTGCGTGTCACAGCCGCAGAGGTGGGGGGACCGGAACGTGCGTCTGAGCAGCTAAGCCTCGCATTGGCCCCTTTC from Neomonachus schauinslandi chromosome X, ASM220157v2, whole genome shotgun sequence encodes the following:
- the GPKOW gene encoding G-patch domain and KOW motifs-containing protein isoform X1; this encodes MADAEEGALRPAGASAAPISFSFSRTSARRRLADDVGAAPEEKDFLKTVEGRELQSVKPSETPKELVIPLIKNGHRRQPPTQAPGPSTNTEALVDGVLSQAVKELIEDSKKSLEERENSGVDPTLAIPMIQKGCIPNGEGADREPRAETVPEEADYKAVPVEAYGLAMLRGMGWKPGEGIGRTFNQVVKPRVNLLRPKGLGLGANLNEVQALVSTGPHHQPKPDEEQEKDKEDQPRGLVPGGAVVVLSGPHRGLYGKVEGLDPDNVRAVVRLAVGNRMVTVSEYCLRPVSQQEFDKNCLDLSQMSKTSPGQQNGTASSWKALPDQDLSGRWEDSERKRKHLPDRQEEPAAKSEKAGPRSQHWLHRDLRVRFVDRQHKGGQYYNTKMTIEDVLSPDTCVCRTDEGRILEGIKEGMLETLVPKVEGNRVMVVLGPQAGRVGHLLGRDTERSRALVQLRRENQLVELHYDAVCQYVGPRDSDED
- the GPKOW gene encoding G-patch domain and KOW motifs-containing protein isoform X2 yields the protein MADAEEGALRPAGASAAPISFSFSRTSARRRLADDVGAAPEEKDFLKTVEGRELQSVKPSETPKELVIPLIKNGHRRQPPTQAPGPSTNTEALVDGVLSQAVKELIEDSKKSLEERENSGVDPTLAIPMIQKGCIPNGEGADREPRAETVPEEADYKAVPVEAYGLAMLRGMGWKPGEGIGRTFNQVVKPRVNLLRPKGLGLGANLNEVQALVSTGPHHQPKPDEEQEKDKEDQPRGLVPGGAVVVLSGPHRGLYGKVEGLDPDNVRAVVRLAVGNRMVTVSEYCLRPVSQQEFDKNCLDLRQQNGTASSWKALPDQDLSGRWEDSERKRKHLPDRQEEPAAKSEKAGPRSQHWLHRDLRVRFVDRQHKGGQYYNTKMTIEDVLSPDTCVCRTDEGRILEGIKEGMLETLVPKVEGNRVMVVLGPQAGRVGHLLGRDTERSRALVQLRRENQLVELHYDAVCQYVGPRDSDED